In the Aromatoleum bremense genome, one interval contains:
- a CDS encoding beta-1,6-glucan synthase, with protein MPDFRPPRWSTVPWLALLLVHIAALAGLGVLIARQMQPVPMHDLQLADGERLKCVSYAPYHLPGQTPYDETLMISRVQIVADLTALSRLTECVRLYSVAQGLEQVPDVARELGLGVLLGAWISADRKRSAIELDRAIRIANDNADVVRMLIVGNEVLLRRERTEDELRELIAYAAARTEVPVTYADVWEFWLRHPSLAGAVDRVTVHILPFWEDDPVAIEHAVAHVGTVFEEVRGHFDKPVMIGETGWPSAGRQREASLPSPVNQARYIREFIHRAHDEGWDYNLIEAIDQPWKRRLEGTVGGYWGVLDVNLAPKFPLAGPVAERDTFVTPALGAGLGVLLCLALAAGGRSKRRTPLQLAAVAAMGAVAGAVAVLHWEHARLAYRDGLEWMLLGLVFAVGMLVPLTLARWSPDGGIRSGASAWTAWQRARLALLDASTRLGLLRIVLLFAAAVGALLLFVDPRYRDFPSLLFIVPALTLGVVGWFTNSRHATEERLCAAVIVVSVVGRWLSEPLNPQAVAWLVTGLLLAAPTLRAACEDQ; from the coding sequence ATGCCCGACTTTCGCCCACCACGCTGGTCCACCGTTCCCTGGCTCGCCCTGCTGCTCGTTCACATCGCGGCGCTGGCGGGCCTCGGCGTGCTGATCGCGCGCCAGATGCAGCCCGTCCCGATGCATGACCTGCAACTGGCAGACGGCGAACGGCTGAAGTGCGTGTCCTATGCGCCTTACCACCTTCCCGGCCAGACGCCGTACGACGAGACGCTGATGATTTCGCGCGTGCAGATCGTCGCCGATCTCACCGCGCTGTCGCGCCTGACCGAATGCGTGCGCCTCTATTCGGTCGCCCAGGGGCTGGAGCAGGTGCCGGACGTCGCGCGCGAACTCGGCCTCGGGGTGCTGCTCGGCGCGTGGATCAGCGCCGACCGCAAGCGCAGCGCGATCGAGCTCGACCGCGCGATCCGCATCGCCAATGACAATGCCGACGTCGTGCGCATGCTGATCGTCGGCAACGAGGTGCTGCTGCGCCGCGAGCGCACCGAGGACGAGCTGCGGGAGCTGATCGCGTACGCCGCCGCCCGCACCGAAGTGCCGGTGACGTATGCGGACGTGTGGGAATTCTGGCTCAGGCATCCGAGCCTCGCCGGCGCCGTCGACCGCGTGACGGTGCACATCCTGCCATTCTGGGAAGACGACCCGGTGGCGATCGAGCATGCCGTCGCGCATGTCGGCACGGTTTTCGAAGAGGTCCGCGGACACTTCGACAAGCCGGTGATGATCGGCGAAACCGGCTGGCCGAGCGCCGGGCGCCAGCGCGAAGCGTCGCTGCCGTCACCGGTCAATCAGGCCCGCTACATCCGCGAATTCATCCACCGCGCGCATGACGAGGGCTGGGACTACAACCTCATCGAGGCCATCGACCAGCCGTGGAAGCGCCGCCTCGAAGGCACCGTCGGCGGCTACTGGGGTGTGCTCGATGTCAACCTGGCACCGAAGTTTCCGCTCGCCGGACCGGTAGCCGAACGCGACACCTTCGTCACGCCGGCGCTCGGCGCCGGACTCGGCGTGCTGCTGTGCCTCGCTCTCGCCGCGGGGGGGCGCTCGAAGAGGCGCACGCCGCTGCAACTCGCCGCCGTCGCCGCGATGGGGGCGGTGGCAGGCGCAGTCGCCGTTCTGCACTGGGAACACGCGCGGCTCGCGTATCGGGACGGACTCGAATGGATGCTGCTCGGCCTCGTCTTCGCCGTCGGCATGCTGGTGCCTCTGACCCTCGCCCGCTGGTCTCCGGATGGCGGGATACGTTCGGGCGCGTCAGCATGGACGGCGTGGCAGCGAGCTCGCCTTGCGTTGCTCGATGCGTCGACGCGCCTCGGACTGCTGCGCATCGTGCTGCTGTTCGCCGCGGCGGTCGGCGCATTGCTGCTGTTCGTCGATCCGCGCTACCGGGACTTCCCGTCGCTGCTGTTCATCGTGCCGGCGCTGACTCTCGGCGTCGTCGGGTGGTTCACGAACAGCCGCCACGCGACCGAAGAGCGGCTGTGCGCAGCGGTGATCGTGGTGTCCGTCGTCGGCCGCTGGCTATCCGAGCCGCTGAACCCGCAGGCCGTCGCCTGGCTCGTCACCGGCCTCCTCCTCGCCGCGCCGACGCTGCGGGCCGCGTGCGAGGACCAGTAG